A genomic window from Algoriphagus sp. Y33 includes:
- a CDS encoding HlyD family secretion protein, whose product MPESPPSIDNLQLRSEEVQEIITTPPAWLIRWGITLVFLITCGLIFLSFFIKYPDFIMSRVMVTTVEPTEKIIARSSGQIDKLWVDNGEKVQAGQSLASIKSTSDVQSVLLLKKMLKDIPFGKNNGFFFPLDSLSNAVLGEIELAFVEFERSYMEFRLLERLQPSLVQLEGNRQSIQEIHERLTSQMAQKEILERKVSLVETDFKRNKILYEDGVIASKDFESREMEYLQMQEQVNGMTISISQLQEALVNAGQTLKSTQVSKEQDESRALINLIQSYHGLKRVVKEWENNYVLVSSTDGEVSFQGVWGEHQFVQAGEQVFSILPEQRSELLGKMIVSSQNTGKITIGQRVLIKLDNFPFQQFGTLRGEVGSISVSPDEEGNYLVYCSLPAGMETSYGKEIQLKQELLGTAEIITEDLSVAERLFFKLKSVTEY is encoded by the coding sequence ATGCCAGAAAGCCCCCCAAGCATTGACAATCTACAGCTCAGATCCGAAGAGGTTCAGGAGATTATTACAACTCCTCCTGCCTGGCTGATCCGGTGGGGAATCACGCTGGTGTTTTTGATTACCTGTGGATTGATTTTTTTGTCCTTTTTCATCAAATACCCCGATTTTATTATGTCTAGGGTAATGGTTACCACAGTGGAACCAACTGAAAAGATTATAGCGAGAAGTTCAGGGCAGATTGATAAGCTATGGGTGGACAATGGCGAAAAAGTACAGGCCGGTCAGTCATTGGCCAGTATAAAAAGCACCTCTGATGTGCAAAGCGTATTGTTATTGAAAAAGATGCTGAAAGACATTCCCTTTGGGAAGAACAATGGGTTTTTCTTCCCGTTGGATTCTCTTTCAAATGCGGTCTTGGGAGAAATAGAACTGGCATTTGTGGAGTTTGAGCGAAGCTATATGGAATTCAGACTGCTCGAAAGGCTTCAGCCATCCCTGGTCCAGCTGGAAGGGAACCGGCAGTCTATTCAGGAAATCCATGAACGGCTCACAAGCCAAATGGCTCAAAAGGAAATTTTGGAGAGAAAGGTTAGTCTGGTAGAGACCGATTTTAAACGAAACAAGATACTCTATGAAGACGGGGTAATTGCATCCAAAGACTTTGAGAGCCGGGAGATGGAATACCTTCAGATGCAGGAACAGGTAAATGGAATGACCATAAGCATTTCCCAGCTTCAGGAAGCTTTAGTCAATGCGGGGCAAACGCTTAAAAGTACACAAGTGTCCAAAGAACAGGATGAGTCCAGAGCCTTAATTAATCTTATCCAGTCCTATCATGGTTTGAAACGGGTAGTAAAAGAATGGGAGAATAATTATGTGCTGGTTTCCTCTACCGATGGAGAGGTTAGCTTCCAGGGAGTATGGGGAGAGCATCAATTTGTCCAGGCAGGTGAACAAGTCTTTTCCATACTGCCTGAGCAGCGGTCAGAACTTCTGGGTAAAATGATTGTCTCTTCGCAAAATACAGGCAAAATCACCATAGGACAGCGGGTGTTGATCAAGTTGGATAATTTCCCTTTTCAACAATTTGGAACCCTTCGAGGAGAAGTAGGGAGTATTTCAGTTTCTCCTGATGAGGAAGGGAATTATCTGGTGTATTGTTCTCTTCCAGCTGGTATGGAAACCTCCTACGGAAAGGAGATACAGCTGAAGCAAGAACTGCTGGGTACGGCGGAGATCATTACAGAAGACCTGAGTGTGGCTGAAAGGCTGTTTTTTAAGTTGAAATCGGTGACAGAGTATTAA
- a CDS encoding peptidase domain-containing ABC transporter has translation MKVSFPFYKQPDSKDCGPTCLRIIAKHYGKLISLQEIRTLSETTRSGSNLLKLSDAAEAIGFKTIGAKLDFKRLEQAQLPLIVHWDKNHFVVVYKINKGKVYLSDPAYGLIHLTKEEFISRWIGNNATEESKEGITLLLEPTPRFKKMKWESADKRSLGFLFKYLFKYKSLIVQLGIGLLVGSLLQLIFPFLTQSIVDIGIQNQDVGFIYLILIAQVMLFFGRTSVEVFRSWILLHLSTRVNISLVSDFFIKLMNLPISFFDTRMTGDIMQRIGDHSRIENLLTGTALNTFFSFFNLFVFGGVLMYYSPMIFLIFMGGSVVYILWILYFLKRRKELDYMRFAQLSQEQSTVIELINGMQEIKLHNAETQKRWKWEFVQASLFNVSIKTLALEQTQGVGSSVINELKNIFVTFASALLVIEGQLTLGMMLSLQYIIGQLNGPIMGIVSFVRTYQDAKISLERLNEIHDKEDEESRNRQLVHEIIPGEDLSVEKLSFRYLGADENVLQELSLCVPSQKITAVVGASGCGKTTLMKLLLKFYEPTKGEIRYGRHGFDSISPRSWRDHCGVVMQEGYIFNDTIASNIAVGEEVIDLDRLVVASQTANIYDFIQSLPLRFNTKIGNEGVGISTGQKQRLFIARAVYKNPEILFFDEATSALDAKNERIVMENLNRFLKGKTVFIIAHRLSTVRNADQIIVMDEGRIKETGTHEELVLQAGVYYNLVKNQLELEKIREN, from the coding sequence TTGAAAGTCTCATTTCCATTTTATAAACAACCCGACTCAAAGGACTGCGGGCCGACCTGTCTGAGAATCATTGCAAAGCACTACGGCAAGCTGATCTCTCTCCAGGAAATCCGAACCCTATCCGAGACTACCCGATCCGGAAGCAACTTGCTTAAGCTTAGTGATGCAGCAGAAGCAATTGGTTTTAAGACCATAGGTGCTAAACTGGATTTTAAAAGGTTGGAGCAGGCTCAGTTGCCCTTAATTGTACACTGGGACAAGAACCACTTTGTGGTAGTATATAAAATCAATAAGGGGAAGGTTTATCTTTCAGATCCGGCGTATGGGTTAATTCACCTTACGAAAGAAGAGTTTATCTCCCGGTGGATAGGTAACAATGCCACGGAAGAGAGTAAGGAAGGAATTACCTTGCTTCTTGAACCCACCCCCAGATTCAAAAAAATGAAATGGGAGAGTGCGGATAAGCGCTCATTGGGTTTTCTTTTCAAGTACCTGTTCAAGTATAAGAGCTTGATCGTTCAACTGGGTATTGGTTTGTTAGTGGGTAGCCTTCTCCAGTTGATTTTTCCATTTTTGACCCAGAGTATAGTTGATATTGGGATTCAAAACCAGGACGTAGGATTTATCTACCTAATATTGATAGCACAGGTGATGTTGTTTTTTGGCCGGACAAGTGTTGAAGTTTTTAGGAGTTGGATTCTGCTACACCTCAGTACCCGAGTCAATATCTCTCTGGTATCCGATTTTTTTATCAAGTTGATGAACCTGCCAATTTCCTTCTTTGATACGCGGATGACCGGGGATATTATGCAGCGAATCGGAGATCATAGCCGGATAGAAAACCTGCTGACAGGCACGGCATTGAACACCTTCTTTTCTTTTTTTAACCTTTTTGTGTTCGGTGGGGTGCTGATGTATTACAGCCCTATGATCTTCCTGATATTTATGGGAGGAAGCGTAGTCTATATCCTATGGATTCTCTATTTCCTAAAGCGGAGAAAAGAGCTGGATTACATGCGCTTTGCCCAGCTTAGCCAGGAGCAAAGTACCGTAATCGAGTTGATCAATGGCATGCAGGAGATCAAGCTACACAATGCCGAAACCCAAAAGCGCTGGAAATGGGAGTTTGTGCAGGCCAGTCTCTTCAATGTTTCTATCAAGACACTCGCTTTGGAGCAGACCCAAGGTGTCGGATCTTCTGTAATCAATGAGCTGAAAAATATTTTTGTGACCTTTGCCTCTGCACTTTTGGTGATAGAGGGACAGCTTACTTTGGGTATGATGTTATCTCTCCAGTATATCATCGGCCAGTTGAACGGTCCGATTATGGGTATCGTGAGCTTTGTGCGTACTTATCAGGATGCAAAGATCAGCTTGGAACGGCTCAACGAGATCCACGACAAAGAAGATGAGGAAAGCCGCAACAGGCAACTAGTCCATGAGATCATACCCGGGGAGGATTTAAGTGTTGAAAAGCTCAGTTTTCGGTATTTGGGAGCTGATGAAAATGTCCTCCAAGAACTCAGCCTGTGTGTTCCTTCGCAAAAGATCACAGCAGTAGTGGGGGCCAGCGGATGCGGGAAAACCACTCTGATGAAACTCCTCCTTAAATTTTACGAACCGACTAAGGGGGAAATCCGCTATGGGAGACATGGTTTTGATTCCATCTCACCCCGGAGCTGGAGAGACCATTGTGGAGTCGTAATGCAGGAAGGCTACATATTCAATGATACCATTGCCTCAAATATAGCGGTGGGAGAAGAAGTGATCGACCTCGATCGACTGGTCGTGGCTTCCCAGACTGCCAATATCTATGACTTTATCCAATCCCTACCCCTTAGATTCAATACTAAAATTGGGAATGAGGGAGTAGGGATCAGTACCGGGCAAAAGCAACGTCTGTTTATTGCCCGTGCAGTGTATAAAAATCCGGAGATTCTTTTTTTTGACGAAGCAACCTCTGCCTTAGATGCCAAAAATGAACGTATTGTAATGGAAAATTTAAATAGATTTTTGAAAGGGAAGACGGTTTTCATTATCGCCCATCGGCTCAGTACGGTAAGAAATGCAGACCAGATCATCGTGATGGATGAAGGGAGAATTAAGGAGACAGGAACCCATGAAGAATTGGTTTTACAAGCTGGTGTGTATTATAATCTGGTGAAAAATCAATTGGAACTGGAAAAAATTAGAGAAAACTAG
- a CDS encoding 6-bladed beta-propeller has translation MHSIDIPDTDSELLIEDLAKSIKYIQLETTDGSYLTSIMEVKYSNGNLYVRDVSGKVLIFDSEGKFLNILGKLGDGPEEYSRAYSVAIDNSGLIYLGSQRKLQVYSNEHEFIKEKKFPFFIQYLSVEGSEPLVISKKSGIQVGTGYSSQTFVYSLNTSLDLIDSVLFRTEIHKKNTYSGFTTKNYISKNNNGLFLYTPVLISEKFIRDTLYKIDADSVVPIMKFNFEDPTMSSDDVKTIDLYNVMYSTSYLLCQYSRNKIPMLFIYNIDNGIGYNFKRGILNEQGNRLQLKPLDLANDIFYFIQEGVFFDSSSEELNPSIGIVELK, from the coding sequence TTGCATTCGATTGATATTCCTGATACTGATTCAGAATTGTTGATAGAGGATTTAGCAAAGTCAATAAAATATATTCAGCTTGAAACAACCGATGGTTCCTATTTGACATCAATTATGGAAGTTAAGTATTCAAATGGGAACTTATATGTGAGAGATGTGAGTGGAAAGGTCTTGATTTTTGACTCAGAGGGGAAATTCTTGAATATTTTAGGTAAATTAGGTGATGGCCCAGAAGAATATTCTAGAGCTTATTCAGTAGCAATTGATAATTCTGGATTGATATATTTGGGCTCCCAGAGAAAATTGCAAGTTTATTCAAATGAACATGAGTTTATTAAAGAAAAAAAATTCCCATTTTTTATTCAATATTTAAGTGTTGAAGGGAGTGAGCCGTTAGTAATATCTAAAAAAAGTGGAATTCAGGTAGGAACAGGGTACTCTAGTCAGACTTTTGTATATAGTTTGAATACATCTCTTGATCTTATAGATAGTGTCCTTTTTAGGACTGAAATTCATAAGAAAAATACGTATTCAGGCTTTACAACTAAGAATTATATTTCTAAAAATAATAACGGATTGTTTCTGTATACCCCAGTGTTAATTAGTGAAAAATTTATTAGAGATACGTTATATAAGATTGATGCAGATTCGGTAGTGCCTATAATGAAATTTAATTTTGAAGACCCTACTATGTCTAGTGATGATGTTAAGACAATTGATCTTTATAATGTAATGTACTCCACTTCATACCTGCTGTGTCAATATTCTAGAAATAAAATTCCTATGTTATTTATATATAATATAGATAACGGAATTGGTTACAATTTTAAAAGGGGGATCTTGAATGAACAGGGAAATCGCCTTCAGTTAAAGCCTTTAGACTTAGCTAATGACATTTTTTATTTTATTCAAGAAGGAGTTTTTTTTGATAGTTCTTCAGAAGAATTAAATCCTTCAATTGGAATAGTTGAATTAAAGTAA